One genomic window of Coregonus clupeaformis isolate EN_2021a chromosome 12, ASM2061545v1, whole genome shotgun sequence includes the following:
- the LOC121577906 gene encoding L-rhamnose-binding lectin CSL3-like isoform X1: MFRLTVVVCEYSTSVYDAVLVAACCALTDGARSITCEGSDALLQCDGGKIHIERANYGRRQRNVCSIGRPANQLTNTNCLRKSTTRKMAARCDGKSQCVVPASNSVFGDPCFGTYKYLDTEYSCVQQQVTISSIICEGSDSQLQCDEGKIHIQSANYGRRQRNVCSIGRPDNQLTNTNCLSQSTTSKMAERCDGKSQCVVPASNSVFGDPCVGTYKYLEVAYTCD, from the exons ATGTTCAGACTGACGGTGGTCGTCTGTGAGTATTCAACTTCTGTATATGATGCAG TGCTGGTTGCAGCTTGCTGTGCACTAACGGATGGAG CACGCAGCATCACATGTGAAGGCTCTGATGCTTTACTACAATGTG ATGGAGGTAAGATCCATATCGAGCGTGCCAACTATGGTCGTCGTCAACGCAACGTGTGTTCCATTGGGCGCCCCGCTAACCAACTCACCAACACCAACTGCCTCAGAAAATCCACCACCAGGAAGATGGCAGCAAG GTGTGACGGGAAGAGCCAGTGTGTCGTCCCGGCATCCAATTCTGTTTTTGGAGACCCCTGTTTCGGAACCTATAAGTACCTGGACACTGAATATTCCTGTGTCCAACAGCAAGTAACAA TAAGCAGCATCATATGTGAAGGCTCTGATTCTCAACTACAATGTG ATGAAGGTAAGATCCATATCCAGAGTGCCAACTATGGTCGTCGTCAACGCAACGTGTGTTCCATTGGGCGCCCTGATAACCAACTCACCAACACCAACTGCCTCAGCCAATCCACTACCAGTAAGATGGCAGAAAG GTGTGATGGGAAGAGCCAGTGTGTCGTTCCGGCATCCAACTCAGTGTTTGGAGACCCCTGTGTCGGAACCTATAAGTACCTGGAGGTGGCTTACACCTGTGACTAA
- the LOC121577906 gene encoding L-rhamnose-binding lectin CSL3-like isoform X3, whose product MFRLTVVVSRSITCEGSDALLQCDGGKIHIERANYGRRQRNVCSIGRPANQLTNTNCLRKSTTRKMAARCDGKSQCVVPASNSVFGDPCFGTYKYLDTEYSCVQQQVTISSIICEGSDSQLQCDEGKIHIQSANYGRRQRNVCSIGRPDNQLTNTNCLSQSTTSKMAERCDGKSQCVVPASNSVFGDPCVGTYKYLEVAYTCD is encoded by the exons ATGTTCAGACTGACGGTGGTCGTCT CACGCAGCATCACATGTGAAGGCTCTGATGCTTTACTACAATGTG ATGGAGGTAAGATCCATATCGAGCGTGCCAACTATGGTCGTCGTCAACGCAACGTGTGTTCCATTGGGCGCCCCGCTAACCAACTCACCAACACCAACTGCCTCAGAAAATCCACCACCAGGAAGATGGCAGCAAG GTGTGACGGGAAGAGCCAGTGTGTCGTCCCGGCATCCAATTCTGTTTTTGGAGACCCCTGTTTCGGAACCTATAAGTACCTGGACACTGAATATTCCTGTGTCCAACAGCAAGTAACAA TAAGCAGCATCATATGTGAAGGCTCTGATTCTCAACTACAATGTG ATGAAGGTAAGATCCATATCCAGAGTGCCAACTATGGTCGTCGTCAACGCAACGTGTGTTCCATTGGGCGCCCTGATAACCAACTCACCAACACCAACTGCCTCAGCCAATCCACTACCAGTAAGATGGCAGAAAG GTGTGATGGGAAGAGCCAGTGTGTCGTTCCGGCATCCAACTCAGTGTTTGGAGACCCCTGTGTCGGAACCTATAAGTACCTGGAGGTGGCTTACACCTGTGACTAA
- the LOC121577906 gene encoding L-rhamnose-binding lectin CSL3-like isoform X2: MFRLTVVVLLVAACCALTDGARSITCEGSDALLQCDGGKIHIERANYGRRQRNVCSIGRPANQLTNTNCLRKSTTRKMAARCDGKSQCVVPASNSVFGDPCFGTYKYLDTEYSCVQQQVTISSIICEGSDSQLQCDEGKIHIQSANYGRRQRNVCSIGRPDNQLTNTNCLSQSTTSKMAERCDGKSQCVVPASNSVFGDPCVGTYKYLEVAYTCD, encoded by the exons ATGTTCAGACTGACGGTGGTCGTCT TGCTGGTTGCAGCTTGCTGTGCACTAACGGATGGAG CACGCAGCATCACATGTGAAGGCTCTGATGCTTTACTACAATGTG ATGGAGGTAAGATCCATATCGAGCGTGCCAACTATGGTCGTCGTCAACGCAACGTGTGTTCCATTGGGCGCCCCGCTAACCAACTCACCAACACCAACTGCCTCAGAAAATCCACCACCAGGAAGATGGCAGCAAG GTGTGACGGGAAGAGCCAGTGTGTCGTCCCGGCATCCAATTCTGTTTTTGGAGACCCCTGTTTCGGAACCTATAAGTACCTGGACACTGAATATTCCTGTGTCCAACAGCAAGTAACAA TAAGCAGCATCATATGTGAAGGCTCTGATTCTCAACTACAATGTG ATGAAGGTAAGATCCATATCCAGAGTGCCAACTATGGTCGTCGTCAACGCAACGTGTGTTCCATTGGGCGCCCTGATAACCAACTCACCAACACCAACTGCCTCAGCCAATCCACTACCAGTAAGATGGCAGAAAG GTGTGATGGGAAGAGCCAGTGTGTCGTTCCGGCATCCAACTCAGTGTTTGGAGACCCCTGTGTCGGAACCTATAAGTACCTGGAGGTGGCTTACACCTGTGACTAA